The Clostridiales bacterium region GATTTTATACATTATACACGATTTGCCGAAAAAACGCAAAGCTTTTCGACGCTTGATTTGATCGGTATAATATGATATACTTGTCGCATGGAAAAACTTTGTGTAATATTCTGCGCGGGCGAGCTGTTTGCGCCGCGAAAAAAGTTCGGCAAGGACGATCTTATAATCGCCGCCGACGGCGGGTACAATGCCGTAGCTTCGCTCGGTATCGAACCTAACGTAATAATCGGCGATTTCGATTCGAGCGAACAGCCCGTAAACACCGCCGCGCACGTGGTCAAGCTCAACCGCGACAAGGACGATACCGATATGCTCGCAGCCGTCAAGCTCGGCTTACGCCGCGGCTGCCGAAAATTCGTTATCTACGGCGGCACGGGCGGACGGCTCGACCACACCGCGGCGAACTTCGCAACGCTTGCCTATCTCAACGCCTACGACGCGCAGGGCTTTCTCGTCGACCGCGACAGCGTATCGACGGTGATAACCGACGGCAAGTTCGCCCTGCCCAAGACGGCGCGCGGCACGGTGTCCGTTTTCGCCTACGGCGGCGCGGCAAGCGGCGTGTGCCTTAAAAACCTCAGCTACGAGCTCGACAACGCCGAGCTCGATCCCGCGTACCCGCTCGGCGTGTCCAACGCCACGACCGATAAGCCCGCCGTCGTTTCAGTCAAGCACGGCTCGCTTCTTATCTTCTTCCCGAGATAGTTTTATCGATCCCGTATTATTTCCCCGTTACCTGCGCACAATATTTAAAGCAGATATGGAGGAAACAATGAACACAACGGATCTCACAAAAGAACAACAGCAAAAGAACGAGCGCGAAGTGGAATTCTTAAAGCAGCTGCATCAGGCGGCGCAGATGGGCATGGACACGCTCGAACACGTAAACGACAATATCGGTCAGGGCGAGCTTCACGACGCCGTGCAAAAGGATATTTTCGATTACTCAGACGTATGTATGCAAATCACGCGCAAGCTCGACGAAAAGGGCGAAGAACCGAAATCGGTCAGTAAGATCACACGCAAGATGGCGGAAATCATGATCGACGTCAAGATAAACGAAGAAACGCCCGACCGCGAAATCGCCAAGATGATCATCGACGGCACGACCAAGGGCGTGACCGAATGCACTTCCAAGATAGCCGAGTTTTCGGATATTTCGGACGACATCAAAAACCTCGGTTACAAGTTCCTTTACGTCCAGCAAAAGAACATCGACGAAATGCGCAGATTCCTGCACTAAAATAAATCCAAATGAAAAGCCCGTGCCTTGATCGGTACGGGCTTTTTTATTTATTGTTTTCTCGCGTCCTTCATTTGTTTTTCGTCTTTTACGACAAGCCCCGAAAGCTTGGGGAACACCACGTCGAACCCTTTGACCGCTCGCCTTAGCGCGGCGGGCACGACGAATTTTTCTTTATTGCTATTCACGTCGAAGTACTTAATGCGCACGCCGCCGATAGTGCCGAAAAGCGGCGCGCCGTCCTTGAATACGATCTTGCTTTTATAGGTCTTGCCGTTGCGCTCGATCGTGCCGACGAAAGTCTCGGTATCGACCTTGCCTATGCGCATATCCACGTCCATGTCGACGAAAAAGTCGTAACGGTATTGCGAGTAGCTCATTTCGGGGAGCATGACAGCTTCGCCGCGGTCGACCTCGATATTATGCTCGCCGTCTGAAAAGCCAGAACGCGTTTTGGACAGGACCTGAAAGCAGTACCGCTTGCCGTTCGCCTTGCAGGTGTACTGCAAAAAGCTCGTCGGCATGTACGCGCGCGACGCGAGGTTTGCCACGAGCACGACCACTACGAGCACCACGCCGACTATCGCGCAAACGGTGGACGTCGTGCCTTCCATGACCATGGACACTATAAGCAGCGCCACCGCGCCGAACCCGAAAAAGAAGTTGAACGCGATTTGCCACCACGACGTGGTATACACGTCGTTCCTGACGCTCGTGATCTGTTCCGCGCGCTCGACAAGCGTATTATGAAACCGCTCTCTTGTGCTTATCTCAGCGGTTTGTTTTTCGTCGTTCTCTTGATCCATTGAGTTATACTTAACTTAGAGTTTTATTTATGCCACTAACAAAAAACTTAAAGTTTTCTTGGCTACTTCTTTTTCAAAATAAAATTGCAAAAATTTTTATGTTTTATAATTAGAAGTATCAAGCAGTAACATCCGGTTAACAAAAACTTAAAGTTTTCTTGGTTACTTCTTTTTCAAAAGAAGTAACTACTTACCTTTCGCGCCGTCGGGATAGTTGCCCGTAAAGCACGCGTCGCAGTATCTGCCGCCGAGCCCCACGCGCTCGAACGCTTCCATGGGCAGGTACCCAAGACTGTCCGCGTCGATGGACTTGCGAATTTCCTCTATCGACATACGCACTGCGGCAAGCGCCTTGCGCTCGGGAATATCGCTGCCGTACGGGCAGGAATAAACAAACGGCGGCGACGCAATGCGCATATGTACTTCCTTAGCGCCCGCCTGCTTTACCAGGCGGATAAGATTGGCGCAGGTCGTGCCGCGAACTATCGAGTCGTCGACAAGCACCACGCGCTTGCCCTCGATCGCGCCACGCAGCGCGTTGAGCTTAATGGAAACGGCTTCGCGCCGAATCTCGTCCGTGCCTTTAATAAACGTTCTGCCGACGTACGAGTTTTTCATAAGCCCGTCCACGTACTGCAAGCCGCTCTCGTACGAATAGCCGAGCGCGAAATGCAGTCCCGAGCTCGGCACGCCGATAACTATATCTGCGTCGGCGGGCGCGGCTTTGCACAATTCTCTGCCTATATCGATACGCGCTTGATACACGCTCTTGCCGTCGATGAACGAGTCGGGGCGCGCAAAGTACACGAACTCGAATATGCACTGCGCGGGCTTGACCTTGCCTACGCAGTCCTCGTAGCGCGTAACGCCGTCGTCGTCGATTTTGATAAGCTCGCCGGGCTTGACGTAGCTAACGGTCTCCGCACGGATAACGTCGAACGCCGCAGTCTCGGATGCGAAGAAATACGCGTTGCCGCGCTTGCCGAGCGACAGCGGTTTGAACCCGTACGGGTCGCGCACCGCTATCAGCTTTTTGGGCGACATGACGACCATGGAGAACGCGCCTTTAAGCCGCTTAACAACGTCGAGCACCGCCGCCTCCGCGCTGTGCGTTTTGGTACGCGCAACGGCTATCATGTTCATGACCATTTCCGCATGGCTGGACGATTGGAATATCGCGCCGCGGTGTTCGAGCTCGCTACGAAGCTCGTCGTAATTGGTGATTGTGCCGTTCATGGC contains the following coding sequences:
- a CDS encoding thiamine diphosphokinase, whose translation is MEKLCVIFCAGELFAPRKKFGKDDLIIAADGGYNAVASLGIEPNVIIGDFDSSEQPVNTAAHVVKLNRDKDDTDMLAAVKLGLRRGCRKFVIYGGTGGRLDHTAANFATLAYLNAYDAQGFLVDRDSVSTVITDGKFALPKTARGTVSVFAYGGAASGVCLKNLSYELDNAELDPAYPLGVSNATTDKPAVVSVKHGSLLIFFPR
- the purF gene encoding amidophosphoribosyltransferase produces the protein MLHEECGVMGAYDFDGNDVALDIYHGLYTLQHRGQESCGIVTNSYVNLHTVKGKGLVNEVFTKDNLPTLKGKIGVGHVLYGYTGEENDGVQPIVSRYCKGSMTIAMNGTITNYDELRSELEHRGAIFQSSSHAEMVMNMIAVARTKTHSAEAAVLDVVKRLKGAFSMVVMSPKKLIAVRDPYGFKPLSLGKRGNAYFFASETAAFDVIRAETVSYVKPGELIKIDDDGVTRYEDCVGKVKPAQCIFEFVYFARPDSFIDGKSVYQARIDIGRELCKAAPADADIVIGVPSSGLHFALGYSYESGLQYVDGLMKNSYVGRTFIKGTDEIRREAVSIKLNALRGAIEGKRVVLVDDSIVRGTTCANLIRLVKQAGAKEVHMRIASPPFVYSCPYGSDIPERKALAAVRMSIEEIRKSIDADSLGYLPMEAFERVGLGGRYCDACFTGNYPDGAKGK